The following proteins are co-located in the Octopus sinensis unplaced genomic scaffold, ASM634580v1 Contig17945, whole genome shotgun sequence genome:
- the LOC118761844 gene encoding zinc finger protein 91-like, which translates to MPKERGKSVYDCDICGKSFSANNALAIHKRIHTGEKPHHCDVCGKSFSLVNTLNVHKNIHIGEKPYHCGICGESFSRNNTLTAHKRIHTGETPYHCDTCGKSFPHRNTLTEHRRVHTGEKPYHCNICGKSFSQKSILAIHMHIHTGEKPYHCDVCGKSFSQKPHLSAHKRIHTGEKPYHCDICGKSFTHKNTLSNHKPTHTGERKYTCDICGKSFSRNDLLIAHKRIHTGERPYHCDICGKSFSRSHHLTAHKHIHTGERPYHCDICGKSFSRSHHLTAHKHIHTGEQPYHCDICGKSFSHRSTIAVHKHVHSGLKLYHCDICGKSFSESSKVNLHKRIHTGEKPYHCDTCGKSFSYKTNLTIHRRTHTGEKLYHCDTCGKSFSHKNTLTLHKQTHTGLKLYRCDVCGKSFSQSGKVTLHKRIHTGEKPYHCDICSKSFSRKSYLYTHKRIHTGEKPYQCDNCDKSFSCKSNLTHHKLTHTGEKPHHCDICGKSFAHRSSITVHKRAHTGEKPYHCDICGKSFSQGSELAIHKLVHTGEKPFQCDICDKSFSVRVNLAKHQHIHTGEKPYHCDTCEKSFSQKEHLSKHKLTHTGAKPHHCDICGKSVSQKSNLTQHKRIHTGEKPYHCDICSKSFSRSGDLSTHRFVHTGEKPYHCDICGKSFSLNSTLTNHKRIHSGEKPYHCDICGKSFSQNNHITIHRRIHTGEKP; encoded by the exons ATgccaaaagaaagaggaaaatctGTATacgactgtgatatctgtggtaaatcattctctgcaaataATGCATTGGCTAttcataaacgcattcatacag gtgagaaaccacatCATtgcgatgtctgtggtaaatccttctctctgGTAAAtaccttaaatgttcataaaaatattcatataggagagaaaccataccattGCGGCAtatgtggtgaatcattctctagaaataataccttaactgctcacaaacgcattcatacaggtgagacaccatatcattgtgatacctgtgggaAATCATTTCCTCACAGGAATACCTTAACTGAACacagacgtgttcatacaggtgagaagccataccactgtaatatctgtggtaaatcattctctcaaaaatctATTTTAGCTATTCACATGCAtatccatacaggtgagaagccatatcactgtgatgtctgtggaaaatctttctctcaaaagcCCCATCTAAGtgctcacaaacgcattcatacaggtgagaaaccatatcattgtgatatctgtggtaaatcatttactcACAAAAATACCTTATCTAATCACAAAcctactcatacaggtgagagaaAATAcacttgtgatatttgtggtaaatcattctctcgtaatgATCTCTTAAttgcacacaaacgtattcatacaggagagagaccatatcactgtgatatctgtggtaaatcatttagtCGTAGTCACCATTTAACcgctcacaaacatattcatacaggagagagaccatatcactgtgatatctgtggtaaatcattcagtcGTAGTCACCACTTAACcgctcacaaacatattcatacaggagagcaaccatatcactgtgatatctgtggtaaatcattctctcacagaaGTACCATAGCTGTACACAAACATGTTCATTCAGGATTGAAactatatcactgtgatatctgtggtaaatcattctctgaaagtagtaAAGTTAAtcttcacaaacgtattcatacaggagagaaaccatatcattgtgatacctgtggtaaatctttctcttacAAAACTAATTTAACTATTCACAGACgcactcatacaggtgagaaattatatcactgtgatacctgtggtaaatcattctctcataaaaaTACTCTAACTCTACACAAACAGACTCATACAGGATTGAAACTATAtcgctgtgatgtctgtggtaaatcattctctcagagtggtAAAGTTACtcttcacaaacgcattcatacaggagagaaaccgtatcactgtgatatatgcagtaaatcattctctcgcaaAAGTTATTTATACacccataaacgtattcatacaggtgagaaaccttatcagtgtgacaACTGTGATAAATCTTTCTCTTGCAAATCTAATTTAACTCATCACAAACTtacccatacaggagagaaaccacaccactgtgatatctgtggtaaatcatttgctcACAGAAGTTCTATAACTGTACACAAACGtgcccatacaggagagaaaccatatcactgtgatatctgtggtaaatcattctctcaagggTCTGAATTAGCTATTCACAAacttgttcatacaggagagaaaccttttcagtgtgatatctgtgataaatcattctccgTGAGAGTTAACTTAGCTAAACACCaacatattcacacaggagagaaaccatatcattgcgatACTTGTGAGAAATCATTTTCCCAAAAGGAACATTTAAGTAAACACAAACTTACTCATACAGGAGCGAAGccacatcattgtgatatttgtggtaaatcagtCTCTCAAAAGAGTAATTTGACtcagcacaaacgtattcatacaggagaaaaaccatatcactgtgatatctgtagtaaatcattctctcgaagtggtGACTTATCCACTCACAGATTtgtccatacaggtgagaaaccttaccactgtgatatctgtggtaaatcattctctttaaa